The DNA segment CCCCTTCACCCGAGCAAGTTGACTCAGTGCCAGCCATGGCTGACGCTGATTCCAGTAGATGGGGTCCTGCAGAGCCTGCGGTGCCGCAGGCAGAGCCTCAGAGGCGGCTTCGTTCGGCAGGCAACAGCCGCTGGCGGCTCCGAACAAGATGCTGCTTTATGGGTTTAGTCTGCAGGCACTGCAGGTTGCGACGGCTGGCACCGGGAGCAGCGCTTCCTTCTTCCCTCAGGTGGCCTCACAGTGGACTGTCCTGGTAAAACCAAGTTTACGTTCTCAGGCAACGTGCATGACAGCCGCCCCTGCCGACAATTAGACACGATCCCCGTTAAGCAGCATTTTCCTCTTGAGTATTATTTCACGGTGCACACAAGCTCCCTCAGCAAGTCGACAAGATATTCTTTAGCCAATAAATTGTTATTCAATAACTTCGGAATTTTGCTGCGTTCTTGGCAGTAAAAGCAGGCGATATTTTCTTCCATCAGTTTATGGTTTGCGATTGTCACACAAAGTATCTGCGTACTAAATTATGCAGATTGGTAGGAATCCTAAGATAATCTGATAATCTAATGCCCTCTTCACGATTGCGCGTGTTATAAACTTACTGTTTTTATCACACGGTCACTGCTGTATTTTTGGTGATGGTACAAAGCAACCAATTCGTGAGTTCCagattgcgcaaaaaaaaaaagaggcatacTACTGCTTTATTTACAAAATAGGATATGATATCAGGTCTTCTTTATGAATATAAGCGTTAAAGCCTCTTATACAAGAATTACATAGGCAGATGGAAAATATAAGTAACAAAAGCAACGTGACAGAACACATTTCCTCCCGTTCATTACGAGTTAGTGAACTCTAATATGTACCGATTTCACGTGCCCCAGTTATAGTCTACAGACGCTGGAGTCTACTCGTTTGAATATACTTACAAATTTAAGTTTATATTAGACAACCTCCGCTTGTTACCGAAGAGCGTGTTTTGTTTAGTTGAGGTAAAAGACGGTTTTCTTTATTCGTTTCATTTTATTCGTTCTCCCGAGTGATGACATGCCTTGAGGATGTTATGGCATCCTGCTGATGTTAGTGGGCTGCTTAATCTTGCGCTTGCAAACTTTCAGGGCAGGAGGGGCTCGTCGAGCTGTATCACACGCAACATTTTCCCGCTGTCCTCACCACGTCATTAGTCGATATTCTGTGATGCGTGGTGGAAAAAACTTTCACCATACCGTAGCATAATCTTCACAGATTTCATCCCCAATTGGGCACTACTCGCTCTGTTGCCTGTGAGACTCTTTTGAATGCTTTGTAAGGCGGTTGACCCGAGAAAATTTCCCTAGTCGCCCATCGTTCAGAAACGGTTGCAGCATAGGGCCCGACGTGATAGGGCCTTATATAGAAGGTAAGCTGGGAGATGTAGGCTTTACATGCCGTAGTCGTGAATGGACAATGGATTGGCATGAGAAGTGCAACACGGTGCGTCATGTAGTTGAGTGACATGTTGTTGTATGACAGGTTGTTGTATGGCTGAGCATCACAATATTGTAAGTACAAAATGAGCCAGGGATGAGGTGCTGCGCCATAAAATACCCTTGTAGCTTGTAGCGTGCTAGCATTGTCAAATTGACGACAGCATAGACACAGCGTTGTTTACATcacccttgaaaaaaaaatacaaacagcgCGCTAAGTAATATAGCTGACTCGAAACCATTGCGATGTCTTCGATGCACCAGCCACCGGAGCCGAAAAAAAAACCAAATCTGGCGCAGGTGCATCACAGAATATTGACTAATGACGCGGTGAGGAGAGCGGGAAAAAGTTGCGTGTGATGCAGAGTCCCGTAAAGCAGCGAGTGGATGTACGTTGCCGGGCTACTAGCGCCAGGTGTGTGTTAGTTCCGATTACATGGAAAGCTCAGAGGGACGTCAGGGTTGCAGGGCTTGCGACAGGCAGGCGTGGCAGGGTTGCGGGCGCGGTGTGAGGTCAGTAAACCTCACAGCAACAGAAGTCTATTTCGGCTAATGTTCCGACGTCAAGGAAGAAGTGGTGCCACGTAGTGTATCCTGGTTCTAGGTGTACTTGGGAACATCGCATGTCAAAACAGACGGCGCAGCACAGATTCACCTACCCACTCATTTGAAACATAAATGTTTCCAGATGTTGCACCTATGTTCTCCGCCTTACTAATTAGTGAAAGAGTGTAACACGAGGGCGGTGGCACCACTACCTCCAAACTTTACAGAAACTGTGTGATGTCTTTACTCCACTGCACTTTTTAAGTCAAGGAATCAGGGCTTGCAGCATCcatcatttccttttcttccccGTCTTCCAGGTTCGACTTGCGACGTGGGATGCTAGGACCTTGTGCGCCTGGGATGCTTCATCGCTGTTAGCATTAACACGTATAAGTTTTCTGAAGTGCACATGAAATGCAGAACATCATGTGGTTCATCTTACTATAATACTTtgctaaaaaaaacttttttctattgcttcGCTTAGCAAACCTAATGGTCGTGTCATTTTATTCGACTGAACGACGTTGTTAACCCTATTGGGTGGAAACATTAATCTTGCAGTACCAACTCTATGGACACCTAAATGCGTTCCTAGACTCCTTCCTACCTGGTCGGCAGCATTCACAGCATCAGCGTCGCAGGGCCCACAGCTACGAAGTCCTCACGCGCTGTGAGCAACGATTGCGCGGTACCTTCAAAACACACTTTGGTGACACAAGCATATTATCGCTATATTGCTTACGGGTGTAATTGAGTCACCTCATCTAGGCGCTATCAGGGCTCCCGATTAAATTCGGCCACGTGCACCGAAACCTAGTGCAGGACCGTTTTTACTCTTCGCCACAATAAAAATCTAATGGGCGCAGCTGGGTTTGAACATGAGACATCTCGTAACTGTGCTACCGCAAAGTCACACGCTGCCGGTAGAACGCGAAGTCCTTCGACTGACAAGACGAATCCGTggtcactcaaaaaaaaaaacgtgtagcgcatattttatttttctgcaaaAGCTTGATATTCTTTGGCTGTGTCAGTGTTTGGAGAATGCAAGTTTTTTGAACATTAGCATACAAGCAAAAAAATTGCAAGGGACACCGCTGGAGGGACTGCTAATGCAAAATAATATAatttaataatactgaggcagtAGTCACTAGTTACTTTCACATGAATATAAGATCATCTCTATATTAACAAACAACATCGTTATTAAAGAAGAATAAAGTATTTTATTAATTGCGGAGAAAACGCAAACCAAGTTAACGCAACACGGCGTTTCGGAACCTACTCGCTTTCATCAAGCGTGACTGCGGGCGAGATGCAGCTGCGGATTATAGTCAACCGCCGTGTCACTACACATAAACCATGGGTGTAGGAAGAAGAAAGTCTACTCGGAGTGCTCAGCCTCTTACCTTGGCGAAGTCAATAATTTTACCGAAATAATGGTACAGCCCAAAGCTTATGGCAGACAAATTAACAGGGATCAAGGCGTGATGGCAGTGTAGTGCGAGGCATTTCACCGCTGGATTGACTTTGACGGAGCCATCGTGCGGGAGGCCGAGCCACAAGTGCGCAGGAGGATCCTACTTAGGTGA comes from the Amblyomma americanum isolate KBUSLIRL-KWMA chromosome 1, ASM5285725v1, whole genome shotgun sequence genome and includes:
- the LOC144123820 gene encoding uncharacterized protein LOC144123820; translated protein: MGRFRSTVTRPPNDEGLQKDTMVEFLPGADLHPPAKAELDNFDDHQLPQESTPGSSMSLPPRQQQLLDDAKTASPSFVSPSPEQVDSVPAMADADSSRWGPAEPAVPQAEPQRRLRSAGNSRWRLRTRCCFMGLVCRHCRLRRLAPGAALPSSLRWPHSGLSW